The DNA region CCGGACATGGACATCTCGCGGGCGAGCGCGTGCAGCGACGGGACCAGGCCGAGCAGGCGGAGTTTCGCAGGATGCAGGCGATGCGACAGGTCGCGCACGCTTCTGGTGATCCCCTGCAGCCGCACGAGCGCATGTTCGTTGGCCGCGCCGAGTCCCGCGTCCGCCACGCCACCCGCGAACTCGAGGTCATTCCACAACAGGGCGAGCTGCTGGCTGATGTCGTCGTGCAACTCACGGGCGATCCGCGCCCGTTCCTCCTCATGCGCGGTCAGCAGGCGCCCGGCCAGGTCGCGAATGCGGTCATAGCTCTGCTTTAGCGCGGTCTGGCTCTCGGTCGCGTGCTGCTCGGCGCGCCAGCGGCGGCGCAGCTGCACCATCAGCGCCCCGATCAGAGTCGTCTGCAGTAGCATGAGCACGATCGAGACGACGATGTACGGCTTGTACCGATCCCAGGCGGACGGCGTCTCGAACTTCACGACGGTGCCCACCGGCAGGCGGCCCTGGTCGATGTGCCATCGCCGGAGCTGCCGCCAATCCACCTGTGACACGGTCAGGTCGGCCGACACGAGCGGGATGGTGCCGGCCGGTTGGCCGCGAAGGACGCGCACCGCAAGGTCTCCGAGTATCTCGATCTGCCTGGCCTGGCTGCGCAGACCGCCGCCGACAATGCCCCGCCCCATGGCCGACTCCACCCAGGAGTACACGGGTGCGTTGGCCGCGGCCGCGAGAAGATCCAGGTAGTGGAGCGGGTGATGACTCACCCCGGTGTTGTCGCGGTTCAC from Luteitalea sp. TBR-22 includes:
- a CDS encoding sensor histidine kinase; amino-acid sequence: MSAFLQRKYQDRRFDLIVTMHDVALQFVGSHRDELFPNVPVVFASTDRNVKRLPDSTGVIAPNALGGTLTLSAALQPERRHVFVVSGADRRDAAFEREARGQFAAFTDRFTFTYLSGLPPDELRTRVSALPADALIYYLLVNRDNTGVSHHPLHYLDLLAAAANAPVYSWVESAMGRGIVGGGLRSQARQIEILGDLAVRVLRGQPAGTIPLVSADLTVSQVDWRQLRRWHIDQGRLPVGTVVKFETPSAWDRYKPYIVVSIVLMLLQTTLIGALMVQLRRRWRAEQHATESQTALKQSYDRIRDLAGRLLTAHEEERARIARELHDDISQQLALLWNDLEFAGGVADAGLGAANEHALVRLQGITRSVRDLSHRLHPAKLRLLGLVPSLHALAREMSMSGLKVTVHAEHMPLRLAPELALCLYRIVQEALQNAARHGQAHEARIHLAAHQGEMTLEVQDDGIGFDPHSVQSSGLGLMSMRERLDAVGGHLELHSRRGAGTTLRVLAPVRPADPEAAAG